A section of the Cryobacterium soli genome encodes:
- a CDS encoding HNH endonuclease, with translation MPSPRKFPTKVSAAASARYAKRRRGRLARVDNDLTASEWADLLTAWGGCAYCQAQGPALQRDCVMPISRGGRYTLENVVPACPSCNASKHNNEVTGWLRRKHLDEPTFLLRYATILSALRPAQ, from the coding sequence GTGCCCTCTCCCCGCAAATTCCCGACCAAGGTGTCGGCGGCAGCGAGCGCACGATATGCGAAGCGCCGGCGCGGACGACTCGCCCGCGTCGACAACGACCTCACCGCCTCAGAATGGGCCGACCTCCTCACGGCCTGGGGAGGGTGCGCCTATTGCCAGGCCCAGGGTCCGGCGCTCCAGCGTGACTGCGTCATGCCGATTTCCCGGGGCGGCCGGTACACCCTCGAGAACGTTGTTCCCGCCTGCCCGTCGTGCAACGCGAGCAAACACAACAACGAGGTCACAGGATGGCTGCGCCGCAAGCACCTCGACGAGCCCACGTTCCTGCTCCGCTACGCGACGATCCTGTCGGCTCTACGCCCGGCACAGTAG
- a CDS encoding tetratricopeptide repeat protein, with amino-acid sequence MNLTVSSSKIRLAGFKIVKGEKVNDVNDSTNRATVREPEFQGEGRQAIVDGILAAFDEISTGAAPIWISIEAPQGTGKTRIAREFYAALAGRQTEPAYWPRTMLSLHHETGGVAARRKVVNPVVTHQSGSLPTYMWWGVSTSIRNSVPTVALSQDLSYLQAHAAYLDLAWLEKSRGHAFKQLLREFGVAGFREAGDELKTQILAAAGATIPGLGLVEWLASRAYQAGRNQVARTGQLRREDAIAPDHGDLITETVATVGRFAVPALPFVLFVEDLHTADETLIELLDHLAGGNASVLIVTTAWNGHIDPGSSTGAAMAGARTIRITPDGVLGDDDGLFPLNADLGPLPEAGLAEILKFYFPRVTSATSARILAKYPNPLALELFCEIPKLKRFQARELELTENDLLGMPDTLHGLYKEQWDDLDEPVRRGLVIAALGIPELINHEHGRATEWSSSLLLDVIEKFDAGEIDESAGVLDGRVSSRAWARPAAGLDLWQFAAAEQRQIAAADDALLWESDRREVRKLLTTEVTRALDPRNDDPEPNSPRSPDSFVARLAIALHAAGYEIPPSTLQTAIFMLLVELDSYREFPERLKLITYALEAGIESRELLRSYMSALADSHRTDEAVAVGEELIGRWGSDDADTAHDRMLLADVLTNGALGDNLRSPRPELARRAVLEYRTTLSFYAALVPFEDYLIFRIRAAIARALWFSGDIDQAREDYSVLLEDARRVLGDDHPLTRDIATKSAGLSPDGLRVMLALWAQELATLPASSEEALKLRADMAVAVWEEDIFEEAITRFEEVVQDQIRILGPKHNLTLQTQGYLAQALGMAERYPESLRVHLQVLGGLRETLPPDHTDVLSARAYIADVLEELGDDSALSARLHLIDDQSRVLGADHRETVESADAIARLQGVRSDPPR; translated from the coding sequence TTGAACTTAACCGTTAGCAGCAGCAAGATTCGGCTTGCTGGTTTCAAAATCGTCAAGGGGGAAAAAGTGAACGATGTAAATGACAGCACGAATCGCGCGACTGTCCGGGAGCCTGAATTCCAGGGTGAGGGACGCCAAGCCATCGTGGACGGGATACTCGCGGCGTTCGACGAGATCTCCACAGGCGCAGCACCGATCTGGATCAGCATCGAGGCACCGCAAGGCACTGGAAAGACCCGCATCGCACGCGAGTTCTACGCAGCCCTGGCCGGACGGCAAACTGAACCCGCTTACTGGCCGAGAACGATGCTCAGTTTGCATCACGAAACGGGTGGTGTGGCGGCGCGACGCAAAGTCGTCAACCCAGTCGTGACCCACCAAAGCGGGAGCTTACCCACTTACATGTGGTGGGGGGTATCGACAAGCATCCGCAATAGTGTTCCGACGGTAGCCCTCAGCCAGGACCTCAGCTACCTCCAGGCTCACGCAGCGTACCTCGATCTTGCCTGGCTCGAAAAATCTCGGGGCCATGCCTTCAAGCAGCTGCTGCGCGAGTTCGGGGTGGCCGGCTTCCGGGAAGCGGGCGACGAGCTCAAGACCCAGATACTCGCAGCTGCAGGTGCGACCATCCCGGGTCTCGGCCTGGTGGAGTGGCTGGCATCGCGCGCCTATCAAGCGGGGCGCAACCAGGTCGCCCGAACGGGGCAACTCCGCAGGGAAGACGCTATCGCCCCGGACCATGGCGACCTCATCACCGAAACTGTCGCGACAGTAGGCCGTTTCGCGGTTCCGGCATTGCCGTTTGTGCTGTTCGTTGAAGACCTACACACCGCTGACGAGACATTGATCGAGTTGCTTGACCACCTCGCCGGCGGGAACGCTTCCGTTCTCATCGTAACGACGGCCTGGAACGGCCATATCGACCCCGGGTCATCGACCGGAGCGGCAATGGCCGGCGCCCGAACCATCCGGATCACGCCCGACGGGGTGCTGGGCGACGACGACGGTCTCTTCCCCCTCAACGCCGACTTGGGCCCACTTCCGGAGGCCGGGCTGGCCGAGATCCTCAAGTTCTACTTTCCTCGGGTCACCAGCGCGACCAGCGCGAGAATCCTCGCGAAGTACCCCAATCCGCTCGCGCTCGAGCTGTTCTGCGAGATCCCGAAGCTCAAGCGGTTTCAGGCTCGCGAGCTTGAGCTCACGGAGAACGACCTGCTGGGCATGCCCGACACGCTGCATGGTCTGTATAAAGAGCAATGGGACGACCTCGACGAGCCAGTTCGGCGCGGCCTGGTGATCGCAGCTCTGGGTATTCCGGAACTCATCAACCACGAGCATGGGCGCGCGACGGAGTGGAGCTCGTCGTTGCTGCTCGATGTGATCGAGAAATTTGATGCCGGTGAAATCGACGAATCGGCCGGAGTTCTCGATGGACGGGTCTCCAGCAGGGCGTGGGCGAGACCAGCCGCCGGACTCGACCTCTGGCAGTTCGCCGCGGCAGAGCAGAGGCAGATTGCCGCCGCGGACGATGCCTTGCTCTGGGAGTCGGACCGCAGGGAAGTGCGCAAGCTGCTGACTACCGAAGTCACGCGGGCTCTCGACCCCCGGAATGACGATCCCGAACCCAACTCGCCGCGTTCCCCCGACAGTTTTGTGGCGCGACTCGCCATCGCGTTGCACGCTGCAGGCTACGAGATTCCGCCCTCCACGTTGCAGACCGCAATCTTCATGCTGCTGGTCGAGCTCGACTCCTACCGCGAGTTTCCAGAGCGTCTCAAGCTCATCACGTACGCATTAGAGGCCGGAATCGAGTCGCGCGAACTACTGCGCAGCTACATGAGCGCGCTGGCAGACAGCCATCGCACCGACGAGGCTGTCGCCGTTGGTGAAGAACTGATCGGGCGATGGGGTTCGGATGACGCCGATACCGCGCATGACCGGATGCTCTTGGCCGACGTGCTAACCAACGGCGCATTGGGCGATAACCTGCGAAGCCCCAGACCAGAACTGGCTCGGCGGGCCGTTCTCGAATATCGCACGACGTTATCCTTCTACGCTGCTCTCGTTCCCTTCGAGGACTACCTGATATTCAGAATTCGGGCCGCCATCGCCCGTGCGCTGTGGTTTAGTGGCGACATCGATCAGGCGAGAGAGGACTATTCGGTCCTTCTCGAGGATGCTCGCCGAGTCCTTGGTGACGACCATCCATTGACCCGAGATATCGCCACCAAGTCCGCTGGACTCTCGCCTGACGGCCTACGGGTCATGCTCGCGCTGTGGGCGCAGGAGCTCGCAACCCTGCCCGCCAGCTCGGAGGAAGCTCTGAAGTTGCGAGCCGATATGGCAGTCGCGGTTTGGGAGGAGGACATCTTCGAAGAGGCGATCACGCGCTTTGAAGAGGTCGTTCAGGATCAGATTCGAATACTCGGACCCAAGCACAATCTGACGCTTCAGACCCAGGGGTATCTCGCGCAAGCGCTCGGCATGGCTGAGCGCTACCCGGAATCCCTGCGGGTACACCTGCAGGTTCTCGGAGGACTCCGCGAGACGCTCCCGCCAGACCACACCGACGTGCTGAGCGCCAGAGCCTACATCGCAGATGTGCTGGAAGAACTCGGTGATGACAGCGCGCTCTCGGCCAGACTGCACCTCATCGACGACCAGTCGCGCGTGCTGGGCGCCGACCACCGAGAGACTGTGGAGTCGGCGGACGCCATCGCGCGGCTGCAGGGCGTACGTTCTGATCCTCCACGGTGA
- a CDS encoding putative Ig domain-containing protein, producing MRRLLAQTTIASMLLVTLGLAGLPGSLNQASAMQTGVPAPGDDGSGGSDPTMAAPIFTAAAPPATVDVKTPYSYAFAATGTPAPTFSLSAGSLPDGLSLTPAGVLAGTPTRGGKFTFTVAAANNAPPQAESPQVIEVFAPGYIEPVADQFATVGVPFSFTPQISGYPTPNLLMQSWGDFPEGYWFASDGTLSGTFTVPGKYDLGYFVYRLDDDGSGNGTVTSYARYTLTVSPAPGAAPVLTADAPPATAAAGQPYSYTFAATGTPTPTFSVSSGVPPTGMTLTPEGVLSGTPTEQGSFTFAVAAANSIGSPAVGASHTLVVTAPPVFASDAPPRATAGTAYDYTFAASGTPKPTFSLTAGTLPDGLTLTLAGGLSGTPSTGGVSTFTVSASNGIGAPASTEVTVTVDEAPALTAATPPDATLGAPYFYAFTATGTPAPTFALSTGKLPAGLTLSDGGLLTGTPVKGGEFEFTVTADNGVAPVASSRTLTISVTDAPLFTAVTPPSAIAGEPYSYAFAATGSPAPTFALTAGTLPAGLTLTPDGVLSGTPTAAESPSFTITASNGVGADAVWVVPALLVNPGELDTVIVAPPATGGAGYPVTAGDPFTFVIDGQDANGNPLPGQVATFSVAAGSVFPGIVSGNTITFIKAGTHTITVTVGTASTTIEVVVAAGPPAEVTLVPSTLTVKQGGSITLAVSGADAYGNDVGDLTGQAVFSSDWDVDVIDGATITFPHASPHVITATLGTLTSSVTVEVVPTAVTPTPTTPPTPDPTPATPPTPDPTPTTPPTPEPTPTTAPTPEPTPTASAPGVVTPSPTPTSATAAPAKAGLAKTGTDPLTWLLAGGASVLLGLLVLMLARRRRAIR from the coding sequence ATGCGCCGCCTCCTTGCGCAGACCACCATCGCGTCGATGTTGCTGGTCACGCTGGGCCTCGCCGGCCTTCCGGGCTCGCTGAACCAAGCATCCGCAATGCAGACCGGGGTGCCGGCGCCCGGCGACGACGGCTCGGGCGGCTCGGATCCCACAATGGCTGCCCCTATCTTCACCGCGGCGGCGCCACCTGCCACGGTGGACGTGAAAACGCCCTACAGTTACGCCTTCGCCGCGACCGGCACACCGGCGCCCACCTTCTCGCTCTCCGCCGGGAGCCTGCCCGACGGTCTCAGCCTCACCCCCGCCGGAGTGCTGGCCGGCACGCCCACCCGTGGCGGCAAGTTCACCTTCACCGTCGCGGCCGCGAATAACGCCCCGCCCCAGGCTGAATCTCCGCAGGTTATCGAGGTTTTCGCTCCCGGCTACATTGAGCCGGTCGCCGACCAGTTCGCCACAGTGGGCGTTCCCTTTTCATTCACGCCTCAGATCAGCGGCTATCCCACGCCCAACCTGCTGATGCAATCGTGGGGAGACTTTCCTGAGGGGTATTGGTTCGCTTCGGACGGCACACTCTCGGGAACGTTCACGGTCCCGGGAAAGTACGACTTGGGGTATTTCGTCTACCGGCTGGACGACGATGGCAGTGGTAATGGCACGGTCACTTCCTACGCGAGGTACACATTAACTGTCAGCCCCGCCCCCGGCGCGGCCCCCGTCCTCACCGCGGATGCACCGCCCGCCACCGCAGCCGCCGGCCAGCCGTACAGTTACACCTTCGCCGCCACCGGCACGCCCACGCCCACCTTCAGCGTGTCCAGCGGTGTGCCGCCCACCGGCATGACCCTCACCCCCGAGGGCGTGCTCAGCGGCACGCCCACCGAGCAGGGCAGCTTCACGTTCGCCGTGGCCGCCGCCAACAGCATCGGCAGCCCTGCGGTGGGCGCCTCGCACACCCTCGTGGTCACCGCCCCGCCGGTCTTTGCCTCGGATGCGCCGCCCCGCGCAACCGCCGGCACGGCCTACGACTACACGTTCGCGGCATCCGGCACTCCGAAGCCCACGTTCAGCCTGACGGCGGGCACCCTGCCTGACGGCCTCACCCTCACGCTTGCCGGAGGCCTCAGCGGCACGCCCTCCACCGGCGGCGTGAGCACGTTCACGGTGTCCGCGAGCAACGGCATCGGCGCCCCCGCCTCCACGGAGGTCACCGTCACGGTAGATGAAGCGCCCGCACTCACCGCCGCGACCCCGCCCGACGCCACGCTAGGAGCCCCGTACTTCTACGCGTTCACGGCCACGGGCACCCCGGCGCCCACCTTCGCCCTCAGCACGGGAAAGCTGCCCGCCGGGCTCACCCTCAGCGACGGGGGACTGCTCACCGGCACGCCCGTCAAGGGCGGTGAGTTCGAGTTCACGGTGACCGCTGACAACGGTGTCGCGCCGGTCGCGTCCAGCCGTACGCTGACGATCAGCGTCACCGACGCCCCGCTGTTCACCGCGGTGACGCCGCCGTCCGCGATCGCCGGCGAGCCCTACTCGTACGCCTTCGCCGCCACCGGCAGCCCGGCGCCCACCTTCGCGCTGACCGCCGGCACCCTGCCGGCCGGCCTCACCCTCACTCCCGACGGGGTGCTTTCGGGCACCCCCACGGCGGCCGAGTCGCCGTCGTTCACCATCACCGCCAGCAACGGGGTGGGCGCCGACGCGGTTTGGGTGGTTCCGGCGCTGCTGGTCAACCCGGGGGAACTCGACACGGTGATCGTGGCTCCGCCGGCCACCGGCGGCGCCGGGTATCCCGTTACGGCGGGGGACCCGTTCACCTTCGTCATCGACGGGCAGGATGCCAACGGCAATCCGTTGCCGGGCCAGGTCGCGACCTTCAGTGTTGCTGCCGGCAGTGTGTTCCCCGGCATCGTCAGCGGCAACACCATCACCTTCATCAAGGCGGGCACGCACACCATCACGGTGACGGTCGGCACGGCCAGCACCACCATCGAGGTGGTCGTGGCCGCCGGCCCGCCCGCCGAGGTGACGCTCGTGCCCAGCACGCTCACGGTGAAGCAGGGCGGCTCCATCACCCTCGCCGTCTCCGGGGCGGATGCCTACGGGAACGACGTCGGCGACCTCACCGGCCAGGCCGTGTTCAGCAGCGATTGGGATGTCGACGTCATCGACGGCGCCACGATCACCTTCCCGCACGCGTCCCCGCACGTGATCACGGCCACGCTCGGCACTCTCACGAGCAGCGTCACGGTGGAGGTGGTGCCGACCGCGGTCACGCCCACGCCCACCACGCCGCCGACCCCGGACCCCACGCCGGCCACGCCGCCGACCCCCGACCCCACACCGACCACGCCGCCGACCCCCGAGCCCACGCCCACCACCGCGCCGACCCCGGAGCCCACACCGACCGCTTCCGCGCCCGGTGTAGTGACACCCTCGCCCACGCCGACCTCAGCGACGGCGGCACCCGCCAAGGCTGGTCTCGCCAAGACGGGAACGGACCCGCTGACGTGGCTTCTGGCCGGTGGGGCGTCCGTGCTCCTCGGACTCCTGGTGCTGATGCTGGCCCGCCGGCGCCGCGCCATCCGCTGA
- a CDS encoding alpha/beta fold hydrolase, with the protein MNIVLIPPLLCSPLAYAPVLDTVWRHGQVTLADTRRDDTIAEMAARILQENAGEIAVLGTSMGGYVALEVIRQAPERVTALALVSTSARADTAEQVQARARQSALVEDGQFSALVDAAFAGVVAAENISNDSLLATWRAMTEPVGPSAFLRQQRAVVQRADLRSMLPSITCPTAIIHGAQDRLIPLDSAEEMAAAMPTARFTVIEGAGHLLFHEQPAAARAAVAAWLESAA; encoded by the coding sequence GTGAACATCGTTCTGATCCCACCGCTGCTCTGCTCTCCCCTCGCGTACGCGCCCGTGCTCGACACGGTCTGGAGGCACGGGCAGGTCACCCTCGCCGACACCCGTCGAGACGACACGATCGCGGAGATGGCAGCCCGCATCCTGCAGGAGAACGCCGGTGAGATCGCCGTTCTCGGCACGAGCATGGGCGGGTATGTGGCCCTCGAGGTCATTCGCCAGGCGCCCGAGCGGGTCACCGCGCTGGCCCTGGTGAGCACCTCCGCCCGCGCCGATACCGCCGAACAGGTGCAGGCGCGCGCACGGCAGTCCGCGCTGGTCGAAGACGGCCAGTTCTCCGCCTTGGTGGATGCTGCCTTCGCCGGCGTTGTCGCCGCGGAGAACATATCGAACGACTCTCTTCTGGCTACCTGGCGTGCGATGACCGAGCCGGTCGGACCATCGGCGTTCCTCCGTCAGCAACGGGCCGTGGTGCAGCGCGCCGACCTGCGCTCGATGCTGCCGTCTATCACCTGCCCGACCGCCATCATCCACGGAGCCCAGGACCGGCTCATCCCGCTCGACAGCGCCGAAGAAATGGCCGCCGCGATGCCCACGGCCCGGTTCACCGTCATCGAAGGTGCCGGCCATTTGCTCTTCCACGAGCAACCTGCGGCCGCCCGTGCCGCCGTCGCCGCCTGGCTCGAGTCCGCCGCCTAA
- a CDS encoding N-formylglutamate amidohydrolase, protein MTDTAPTHTTDELFRVIDKSASTPIILHAPHGGRAIPAEYLSDFLISADELEVEKDAMTDHFTDTLVAGTTGASAVINGLSRFAVDVERFPDESEEMNQVGMGVLYTHGSHRQEIRRVSPGNTAPLLERFAAYSARFTELVDATLAAHGHAVIIDVHSYPQHELAYELHGGGYRAPLCVGFDSFHASDDLLGAVTESFGHLATNSNAPFAGAYVPLKHYHRDTRVSSVMLEIRRDTYMDEASVTLQPGSFRRLQDSLQRLVDRVAEAGSRRHGSR, encoded by the coding sequence ATGACCGACACCGCACCAACTCACACCACTGACGAGCTCTTCCGGGTGATCGACAAGTCCGCCAGCACCCCGATCATCCTGCACGCGCCCCACGGTGGGCGAGCAATCCCGGCCGAGTACCTGAGCGACTTCCTGATCTCGGCAGATGAGCTCGAGGTGGAAAAGGATGCGATGACCGACCACTTCACCGACACCCTCGTCGCCGGCACGACCGGCGCGAGCGCGGTCATCAATGGGCTCTCCCGATTTGCCGTGGACGTGGAGCGGTTTCCCGACGAGTCCGAGGAGATGAACCAGGTGGGCATGGGCGTGCTGTACACCCACGGCTCCCACAGGCAGGAGATCCGCCGGGTCTCCCCCGGCAACACCGCACCGCTCCTCGAACGTTTCGCCGCCTACTCGGCGCGGTTCACGGAGCTGGTCGACGCGACCCTGGCTGCGCACGGGCACGCGGTGATCATCGACGTGCACTCCTACCCGCAACACGAGCTTGCCTATGAGCTTCACGGTGGTGGCTACCGGGCGCCGCTGTGCGTGGGGTTCGACTCGTTCCATGCATCCGATGACCTGCTGGGCGCCGTCACGGAAAGCTTCGGCCACCTCGCCACGAATTCGAACGCGCCGTTCGCGGGCGCCTATGTGCCGCTCAAGCACTACCACCGCGACACCCGAGTGAGCTCGGTCATGCTCGAGATTCGGCGGGATACCTACATGGATGAGGCGAGCGTCACGTTGCAGCCCGGATCTTTTCGACGGCTCCAAGATTCGCTGCAACGGCTCGTCGACCGGGTGGCGGAAGCAGGATCGCGCCGGCACGGCTCGCGCTGA
- a CDS encoding MarR family winged helix-turn-helix transcriptional regulator: MPAPHPTPPADTTPEIDWTSDGIETELGWSLTAMYQGHSRAGSVAVAKVPGGPRGYQVLVAITTEEPTSQLALANRLGIDKTAMTYIIDALETDALVERRPDPRDRRIRQVYPTEAGRARLGTARVALRAVESTLMGGLSTDEQTQLRRLLAKAALGAGATAATLPAAPHDSNVPVPAPERSRRRPTPPTETETPS; the protein is encoded by the coding sequence ATGCCCGCTCCACACCCCACCCCGCCCGCAGACACCACCCCCGAAATCGACTGGACCTCCGACGGCATCGAGACCGAGCTGGGCTGGTCGCTCACCGCGATGTACCAGGGCCACTCCCGGGCCGGCAGTGTCGCCGTGGCCAAGGTGCCCGGCGGCCCGCGCGGCTACCAGGTGCTCGTGGCGATCACCACCGAGGAGCCCACCTCGCAGCTCGCGTTGGCGAACCGGCTCGGCATCGACAAGACCGCCATGACCTACATCATCGATGCGCTCGAGACGGATGCGCTCGTCGAGCGCCGCCCCGACCCGCGCGACCGGCGAATCCGCCAGGTGTACCCCACGGAGGCCGGTCGGGCCCGGCTCGGCACCGCCCGCGTCGCCCTTCGTGCAGTCGAGAGCACGCTCATGGGCGGACTGTCCACCGACGAGCAGACCCAGTTGCGGCGGCTGCTGGCCAAGGCTGCCCTCGGCGCCGGCGCCACCGCGGCCACCCTCCCCGCTGCCCCGCACGACTCGAACGTTCCGGTGCCCGCCCCCGAGCGATCCCGTCGCCGCCCCACACCTCCCACAGAAACAGAGACCCCCTCATGA
- a CDS encoding NmrA family NAD(P)-binding protein, whose amino-acid sequence MTTSVLVAGATGDLGQRIVRDLLTHDTRIRVLTRPGSGTAAALYGANDRIDIVTAAYTDPAALTAAVSGTDVVVSAVSGTRPVIVDAQRALLAAAVAAGVPRFIPSDYSSDYRQIALGSNRNFELRREFAADLDAAPIQVTSVLNGAFADMLTGTAPMIAFGRHKVMYWSSADQILDFTTKDDVARVVALVALDADAPRVVEIAGDRVTARGVAQTMSELTGTPFKLQFAGTTGTLSLLAKAVRRFSKTTDAPFPVWQGMQYFVSMFSGQAQLHHVDNDRYGDHEWTTVRDVLAAYVASQPEV is encoded by the coding sequence ATGACCACTTCAGTTCTCGTCGCCGGCGCCACCGGCGACCTCGGCCAGCGCATCGTGCGCGACCTACTCACCCACGACACCCGCATCCGCGTGCTCACCCGCCCGGGCAGTGGCACCGCCGCCGCCCTCTACGGCGCCAACGACCGCATCGACATCGTCACCGCCGCGTACACCGACCCCGCCGCCCTCACCGCCGCCGTCTCCGGCACGGATGTGGTCGTCTCGGCCGTGAGCGGCACCCGCCCGGTGATCGTCGACGCGCAGCGTGCCCTGCTCGCCGCGGCCGTCGCGGCCGGGGTGCCCCGCTTCATCCCCTCTGATTACTCGTCGGACTACCGCCAGATCGCGCTGGGCAGCAACCGCAACTTCGAGCTGCGCCGCGAGTTCGCCGCCGACCTCGATGCGGCCCCGATCCAGGTCACCTCCGTGCTCAACGGTGCCTTCGCCGACATGCTCACCGGCACCGCGCCGATGATCGCGTTCGGCCGCCACAAGGTCATGTACTGGTCCTCCGCCGACCAGATCCTCGACTTCACCACCAAAGACGACGTCGCCCGGGTGGTCGCCCTCGTGGCCCTCGACGCCGACGCGCCCCGCGTCGTGGAGATCGCCGGCGACCGGGTCACCGCCCGCGGCGTGGCCCAGACCATGTCGGAGCTGACCGGCACCCCGTTCAAGCTGCAGTTCGCCGGCACCACCGGCACCCTGTCGCTGCTCGCCAAGGCCGTGCGCCGCTTCTCCAAGACCACGGATGCGCCCTTCCCCGTCTGGCAGGGCATGCAGTACTTCGTGAGCATGTTCAGCGGGCAAGCCCAGTTACACCACGTCGATAACGACCGGTACGGCGACCATGAGTGGACGACCGTGCGCGATGTTCTTGCCGCATACGTGGCCAGTCAGCCTGAGGTATAG